Proteins co-encoded in one Oreochromis aureus strain Israel breed Guangdong linkage group 3, ZZ_aureus, whole genome shotgun sequence genomic window:
- the LOC116332613 gene encoding tripartite motif-containing protein 16-like — translation MAQKGVQLDRETFSCSICLDLLKDPVTIPCGHSYCMNCIESHFDEEDRKRIHSCPQCRKTFTPRPVLEKNTVLTTLVEQLKKTGLQAAPADHCYAGREDVACDVCTGRKLKAIKSCLVCLASYCEKHLQPHYDAAPLKKHKLVAPSKKLQENICSRHDEVMKIFCRTDQQSICYLCTVDEHKGHKTVPAAAERTEKQKELEVRRLNIQQRIQEREKDVKLLQQEVEAINGSADKAVEDSEKMFTELIRLIRRRRSDVKQQVRSQQETEVSRVKELQEKLEQEIAELKRKDGELEQLSHTEDHNHFLHNYPSLSALSESTHSSSINIRPLRYFEDVTAAVSETRDKLQDILRKEWLNISLTVTEVDVLLSPPEPKTRAEFLKYSCEITLDPNTANTHLLLSEGKRKVRRMKQQQSYSDHPDRFIVYYQVLSRESLTGRCYWEVEWRGGGVLVAVAYKNISRAGSGDECVFGYNDRSWTLRCDTNSFQFWHNNVQTDLSGPRSSRVGVYLDHRAGILSFYSVSGTMTLLHRVQTTFTQPLYAGLFLYGDGVTAELM, via the coding sequence ATGGCACAGAAAGGAGTTCAGCTGGACCGAGAAACCTTctcttgttccatctgtttggatctactgaaggatccggtgactattccctgtggacacagctactgcatgaaCTGTATTGAAAGTCACTTTGATGAAGAGGACAGGAAGcgaatccacagctgccctcagtgcaggaAGACTTTCACACCGAGGCCTGTCCTGGAAAAAAACACTGTGTTAACAACCTTAGTGGAGCAGCTGAAAAAaactggactccaagctgctccagctgatcaTTGCTATGCTGGACGtgaagatgtggcctgtgatgtctgcactgggaggaagctgaaagcCATCAAGTCCTGTTTAGTCTGTCTGGcctcttactgtgagaaacacctccaacctcactatgatgcagctccattaaagaaacacaagctggtggccccctccaagaagctccaggagaacatctgctctcgtcatgatgaggtgatgaagattttctgtcgtactgatcagcagagtatctgttatctctgcacagtggatgaacataaaggccataaaacagtcccagctgcagcagaaaggactgagaagcagaaggagctcgaggtgagacgactaaacatccagcagagaatccaggagcgagagaaagatgtgaagctgcttcaacaggaggtggaggccatcaatggctctgctgataaagcagtggaggacagtgagaagatgttcactgagctgatccgtCTCATCAGGAGAAGAAGatctgatgtgaagcagcaggtcagatcccagcaggaaactgaagtgagtcgagtcaaagagcttcaggagaagctggagcaggagatcgctgagctgaagaggaaagatggcgagctggagcagctctcacacacagaggatcacaaccactttctacacaactacccctcactgtcagcactcagtgagtctacacactcatccagcatcaatattcgtcctctgaggtactttgaggatgtgacagcagctgtgtcagagaccagggataaactacaggacatttTAAGAAAGGAATGGTTGAAtatctcactgacagtcactgaagtggatgttttactgtcaccaccagagccaaagaccagagctgaattcttaaaatattcctgtgaaatcacactggatccaaacacagcaaacacacatctgttattatctgaggggaaaagaaaagtaagaagaatgaaacaacaacagtcttattctgatcatccagacagattcatTGTTTATTATCAGGTCttgagtagagagagtctgactggacgttgttactgggaggtggagtggagaggggGAGGGGTTTTAGTAGCGGTCGCATACAAGAATATCAGCAGAGCAGGGTCGGGCGATGAATGTGTTTTTGGATATAATGACAGATCTTGGACATTACGTTGTGACACAAACAGTTTTCAATTTTGGCACAACAATGTCCAAACTGACCTCTCAGGTCCTCGgtcctccagagtaggagtgtacctggatcacagagcaggtattctgtctttctacagcgtctctggaaccatgactctcctccacagagtccagaccacattcactcagccgctctatgctggactttTTCTTTATGGAGATGGAGTCACTGCAGAGTTGATGTAG